From Panthera uncia isolate 11264 chromosome X, Puncia_PCG_1.0, whole genome shotgun sequence, the proteins below share one genomic window:
- the LOC125931569 gene encoding melanoma-associated antigen B17-like yields the protein MPRRQKNKLRARQKRHEGQGEGQGVEGAQAAAAAAAAAAAAAAAAAAAAAAAEPLGEASPGSPRAGAAQQPQGAPAPGAPGAPGAGAASPPREQGAEGPAAPPGPGARKDPLSRKADMLVRFLLEKHASKEPITRAALLKIVSRKYEAHWAEILRRTSERLQLLFGLQLREGDAGGRAYVLVSKPGLEGDGGDKGLPKSSLVMALLGVIFMKGNRASEEEVWEFLNVLGVYAGRRHPIFGEPRKLITQDLVRQKYLEYRHVPGSKPQRYEFLWGPRARAHTSKMEVLQVLAKINDTVPSCFPQLYQEALLEEAARDSSAGAARVASAGEAAGPSGAGEPSRARVGRCRRI from the coding sequence ATGCCGCGCCGCCAGAAGAACAAGCTGCGCGCCCGCCAGAAACGCCACGAGGgccagggtgaggggcagggtgTGGAGGGTGCtcaggccgccgccgccgccgccgccgcagcagcagcggcagcagcggcggcggcggcggcggcggcggcggcggagccCCTTGGGGAGGCTTCCCCGGGGTCCCCCCGGGCGGGTGCAGCCCAGCAGCCTCAGGGTGCCccggcccccggggcccccggggcccccggcGCAGGCGCTGCAAGCCCGCCACGTGAGCAGGGCGCCGAGGGCCCGGCCGCGCCCCCCGGCCCGGGCGCCCGCAAAGACCCCCTCAGCCGCAAGGCCGACATGCTGGTGCGGTTCCTGCTGGAGAAGCACGCCAGCAAGGAGCCCATCACGCGGGCCGCGCTGCTGAAGATCGTCAGCAGGAAGTACGAGGCGCACTGGGCCGAGATCCTCAGGCGCACCTCGGAGCGCCTGCAGCTGCTCTTCGGCCTCCAGCTCCGGGAGGGCGACGCCGGCGGCCGGGCCTACGTGCTGGTCAGCAAGCCGGGCCTGGAGGGCGACGGCGGCGACAAGGGGCTGCCCAAGAGCAGCCTGGTCATGGCGCTGCTGGGCGTGATCTTCATGAAGGGCAACCGCGCCAGCGAGGAGGAGGTGTGGGAGTTCCTCAACGTGCTGGGCGTGTACGCGGGCCGCAGGCACCCGATCTTCGGGGAGCCCAGGAAGCTCATCACCCAAGACCTGGTGCGCCAGAAGTACCTGGAGTACCGCCACGTGCCGGGCAGCAAGCCTCAGCGCTACGAGTTCCTGTGGGGCCCGAGAGCCCGCGCCCACACCAGCAAGATGGAGGTGCTGCAGGTGCTGGCCAAGATCAACGACACGGTGCCCAGCTGCTTCCCCCAGCTGTACCAGGAGGCCCTGCTGGAAGAGGCGGCGCGCGATAGCTCCGCAGGCGCAGCCAGGGTGGCCTCCGCTGGCGAGGCTGCGGGCCCTTCGGGAGCCGGGGAGCCGTCCCGGGCCCGGGTGGGCCGCTGCCGCCGAATCTAG